One Tenebrio molitor chromosome 2, icTenMoli1.1, whole genome shotgun sequence genomic region harbors:
- the LOC138124940 gene encoding activity-regulated cytoskeleton associated protein 1-like, translating to MDAHRLVRDELLYEMRVRGLSDLHETVSTLRRKLSELLRTEAFGVLVTHDSFEPDLAVETQTCVEKVIQLSEFLSGRTAIVKGSNDERIVETRMKHLYGRCESYAQSGSNRFVPVCKWGITFSGKVSEMSVNSFLERVEEYRVARGVSTHELLVSAVDLLEGPAMIWYRSVRSTVHSWEEFVRLIRLEYLPFDYEHELWSEIRHRVQGAEESVGAYFACMINLFNRLPVQPSEAERLNILRRNLLPYFIHGIGLIDIETVSQLMATCKKLEVTKSLATASRAVNPKASLLEPDLADDTSVRPKAVRKSVAAVSCWNCQHTGHVFAQCSEPRRRTFCFRCGKPDVTKNRCECRKKKSVSENPERNP from the exons atgGATGCTCACCGACTTGTCCGTGACGAGTTGCTTTATGAAATGAGAGTGCGTGGACTTTCTGACTTGCACGAAACCGTCAGCACTTTGCGAAGGAAGCTGTCAGAACTTTTGAGGACTGAAGCTTTCGGGGTGTTAGTGACCCATGATAGTTTCGAACCCGACCTAGCGGTTGAGACACAGACGTGTGTGGAAAAAGTGATACAGTTGTCAGAGTTTTTGTCGGGGCGGACTGCAATCGTGAAAGGCAGTAACGACGAACGAATCGTGGAGACACGCATGAAACATCTCTATGGTCGATGCGAGTCATACGCGCAATCCGGTAGTAACAGATTCG TTCCGGTATGCAAGTGGGGAATCACGTTTTCCGGCAAGGTTTCCGAAATGAGTGTCAATTCATTTTTGGAGAGAGTTGAGGAATATCGGGTAGCGAGAGGAGTGTCCACCCACGAGTTGTTGGTGTCAGCGGTCGATCTTCTTGAAGGTCCTGCGATGATATGGTACCGGTCGGTTCGCAGTACGGTCCACTCATGGGAAGAGTTTGTCCGGTTGATTCGGCTCGAATATTTACCGTTTGATTATGAGCACGAGTTGTGGAGTGAAATTCGGCATCGTGTTCAGGGAGCAGAGGAATCGGTCGGCGCGTACTTTGCTTGTATGATCAATCTCTTTAACCGTCTTCCCGTCCAACCTTCGGAAGCGGAGCGTTTGAACATCCTGCGGCGTAACCTACTCCCGTATTTTATCCATGGGATCGGTCTGATAGACATAGAGACAGTGTCTCAGTTGATGGCAACCTGCAAGAAGTTGGAAGTTACCAAGTCGTTGGCAACCGCTTCTCGTGCAGTGAATCCAAAGGCAAGTTTACTTGAACCAGACCTGGCCGATGACACGAGTGTCAGACCTAAGGCAGTACGGAAAAGCGTTGCGGCCGTATCGTGTTGGAATTGCCAGCACACGGGACATGTGTTCGCACAGTGTTCAGAACCGCGTAGGCGCACATTTTGCTTCAGGTGCGGGAAACCAGACGTCACGAAAAATCGTTGCGAGTGTCGCAAAAAGAAAAGTGTTTCGGAAAACCCCGAAAGAAACCCCTAG
- the LOC138124091 gene encoding sperm-specific sodium:proton exchanger-like has protein sequence MLKKISVVVLFMAMLLSEASCDEDHNAFHEPGQHYFKYLFFFGGTLFVVIIRYVVTRFEIPIPYAIFVMIIGICWGIAACYSNWMTNIMAVAHLSVLNIRYVYFPVIIFMTAFCLDVHAFFKSLPQILIISIPICFLSVSICGMLMRLVIDTKWSFIDALFFGAMSSCIYPLEVVRCLKETSIQTKHVTILLEGETLVSACLSLFFFRQLCMYYTSWAVHWYQIVMSLVREIFGGIFTGYLFGLFGVFMMKFSYNEATTLMLLTIVMCYSSYFFIDWFMKAGTVGCAVVGIMMGIERASLSKEIEKSVTGLWMVISYIMNGIFFLLIGAIAPTYLKNHFRFSDYILIFVNYLMANMTRFLSFFLFSPILSRLGYGMSFTNMVICVWGGLKNPISINQGLVLSQAQLLEGEELFKIRLFVMHNIALYILLIFINGSLVPTLLKVLGLSEISISRQFNMNNCMKYIYEARARTIAILKMDRFLSDANWPLVLHTTALKHPYKKTAAIGNIQNNEEEEEEHILGYRFTFCPDCQKEVLNEPTPKETKEMTKEAKLRILKLKKTSYSRQFENGMISKEGIRIMHQAVEIAMDSEDLVIELDGLFKLFDKEGCFYRCLRNRIQHLIKNKTDRIKPPRKPWRLWCYRVVTHNVFSICMNVVVLFNMIQVVYHVGTATKRKKFYMTYYLMVTCNLFFFTLYLIEFWLKVFAYSWIYICKHGIPTYFKSYWNILEFIILSYSFVCLVVNIVRWVITPLTELYYFDTTLNLLLALRICKVLTHCKFYDAWKALPAVILKYLNAKVDRHRALAYELGKSYIAGEEEILENIHQTVDNDKIREVIKTKIETDRLAVTKRLGIAQKESPCVATTVKTKLAMRTVLNSMKDDIYELKVSGWVDDVEYYKLLKSLLERYKHISTIKTILPTAPKLIFREVPYMGDNDELIEFLYSNVSTKKFDPGEVVYAEGELVEGIYILITGMFLVSYTPKEPVIDKLKDFGALPVVDYLCSPTYEEAMYEYVVPGNTIGELATLTERPYNGVITAETHSQVYIMNRDILKKAMEMDSDPVNGFECRIWKYIGFRKAVTVMMNAPAYRSSTKDKIKYVLERSFMPNLSNYKIFVVNEMMEDLILVEGLVVDFNTRDIYTGPCYIPRAVQKLLLPKSSFVNITVTTESKLMIIPARDFNEYEIMVNEEQICELVDYGSAKCLQHLIQERSSLTSKGSKGSRQKKLVLANITKQLKKKVLSGEISNKSRITFMSSKSSRGSTLQSTHSKINS, from the exons ATGCTGAAGAAAATCTCCGTGGTGGTGTTGTTTATGGCGATGCTTTTGAGTGAGGCGTCTTGTGACGAAGACCACAATGCATTTCACGAACCTGGCCAACATTATTTCAAGTATCTATTTTTCTTTGGTGGAACCTTGTTTGTTGTCATTATTCGTTATGTGGTCACG AGATTCGAGATTCCCATCCCCTACGCCATCTTCGTCATGATCATCGGAATATGCTGGGGTATCGCGGCCTGTTACAGCAACTGGATGACAAACATAATGGCTGTGGCACATTTGTCCGTTTTAAACATTCGCTACGTCTACTTCCCTGTCATCATCTTCATGACAGCGTTTTGCCTCGACGTGCACGCCTTTTTCAAGTCACTACCACAGATTTTGATCATATCCATCCCAA TCTGTTTTCTTAGCGTCAGTATTTGCGGCATGCTCATGAGACTGGTGATTGACACGAAATGGTCCTTCATAGATGCTTTATTTTTCGGAGCCATGTCCAGTTGTATCTATCCGCTAGAAGTGGTGAGGTGTCTCAAAGAGACCAGCATACAAACCAAACATGTGACGATTCTACTGGAGGGGGAAACTCTGGTGTCCGCCTGTTTGTCGCTCTTTTTCTTCAGACAACTCTGCATGTATTATACAAGTTGGGCGGTGCACTGGTACCAGATCGTAATGAGCTTGGTGCGTGAGATTTTTGGGG gtatattcaCGGGCTACCTATTTGGTCTCTTCGGAGTCTTCATGATGAAATTCAGCTACAACGAGGCAACCACCTTGATGTTGCTGACTATAGTGATGTGCTATTCGAGCTACTTCTTCATAGATTGGTTTATGAAAGCAGGAACCGTAGGTTGCGCCGTAGTTGGCATTATGATGGGCATCGAGCGCGCCTCCCTTTCCAAAGAAATCGAAAAATCCGTAACAGGTCTATGGATGGTCATTAGTTACATTATGAATGGCATCTTCTTCCTTCTTATTGGCGCCATAGCCCCCACGTACCTAAAAAATCACTTCCGTTTCAGCGACTACATCCTGATCTTTGTCAATTATCTTATGGCTAACATGACGCGATTTCTCAGCTTCTTTCTCTTCTCGCCGATCCTGAGTAGACTGGGCTACGGCATGTCCTTCACTAACATGGTGATATGCGTGTGGGGCGGCTTGAAGAACCCTATTAGTATCAACCAGGGCCTCGTTCTGTCCCAAGCCCAGTTATTGGAGGGCGAGGAGTTGTTCAAGATACGCTTGTTCGTCATGCACAACATCGCCCTTTACATATTGCTGATATTTATCAATGGGTCTCTCGTTCCTACGTTGCTGAAGGTATTGGGATTATCGGAGATTTCGATTTCGAGGCAATTCAACATGAACAACTGCATGAAGTACATTTATGAGGCCAGAGCAAGAACAATTGCGATCCTAAAGATGGACAGATTTCTCTCAGATGCCAACTGGCCTCTAGTACTACACACAACCGCCTTGAAACACCCTTACAAGAAGACCGCAGCCATCGGTAACATACAGAATaacgaagaagaagaagaagaacatATTTTAGGGTACAGGTTCACGTTTTGTCCAGATTGCCAAAAAGAAGTACTCAACGAACCTACGCCCAAAGAAACGAAAGAGATGACTAAGGAAGCCAAGTTGCGTATACTCAAACTGAAAAAAACTTCATACTCTCGACAGTTCGAAAACGGAATGATATCGAAGGAGGGAATAAGAATAATGCACCAAGCCGTAGAAATTGCGATGGACAGTGAAGACTTGGTCATCGAACTTGATGGTCTTTTCAAATTGTTCGACAAAGAG ggTTGCTTTTACCGCTGCTTGCGGAACCGTATTCAACACCTTATCAAAAACAAGACTGACAGAATCAAGCCGCCAAGAAAACCGTGGAGATTGTGGTGTTACCGAGTTGTGACCCACAACGTTTTCTCCATATGCATGAACGTCGTAGTTCTCTTCAACATGATCCAAGTGGTCTACCATGTCGGCACTGCAACAAAGAGGAAAAAGTTCTACATGACGTACTACCTCATGGTCACCTGTAATCTGTTCTTCTTCACTTTGTATCTTATCGAATTTTGGCTCAAAGTGTTTGCATACTCCTGGATCTACATCTGCAAGCACGGAATTCCGACTTACTTCAA ATCGTATTGGAACATCTTAGAATTTATCATTTTGTCCTACTCGTTCGTTTGTCTGGTCGTCAATATTGTCCGTTGGGTGATCACTCCTTTAACAGAGCTGTACTATTTCGACACCACCTTGAATCTCCTTTTAGCGTTGAGAATTTGCAAGGTCTTGACTCACTGCAAATTTTATGATGCGTGGAAGGCGTTGCCCGCTGTCATTCTCAAATACCTAAATGCCAAAGTCGACAGACACAGAGCTTTGGCGTACGAATTGGGTAAAAGCTACATCGCTGGAGAGGAAGAAATCTTGGAAAATATCCACCAGACCGTTGACAATGACAAGATCAGGGAAGTTATCAAAACCAAAATCGAAACTGATCGACTTGCTGTCACGAAAAGGTTAGGAATAGCGCAAAAGGAGTCGCCGTGTGTCGCCACAACTGTCAAGACAAAGTTAGCGATGAGGACGGTTTTGAACAGCATGAAAGACGACATCTACGAGCTGAAAGTATCAG GCTGGGTCGACGACGTCGAGTATTATAAACTATTAAAATCGTTGCTCGAGAGGTACAAACACATCAGTACGATCAAGACGATTCTGCCGACCGCTCCGAAGCTCATATTTCGAGAGGTGCCCTATATGGGGGACAATGATGAACTGATCGAGTTTTTGTATTCCAATGTTTCAACCAAGAAGTTCGATCCAGGTGAAGTGGTTTACGCCGAGGGCGAATTAGTCGAAGGGATATATATCTTGATCACAG GAATGTTTTTGGTATCTTACACGCCGAAAGAACCGGTCATCGACAAATTGAAAGATTTCGGCGCTCTGCCAGTCGTCGACTATCTATGCTCCCCCACATACGAGGAAGCAATGTACGAGTACGTTGTGCCGGGGAACACTATCGGCGAGTTGGCTACTTTGACTGAAAGACCGTACAACGGAGTTATCACTGCTGAGACTCACAGTCAAGTTTACATTATGAACCGCGATATACTCAAAAAAGCAATGGAGATGGATTCGGATCCTGTGAACGG aTTCGAGTGCAGAATCTGGAAATACATAGGCTTCAGAAAAGCTGTAACTGTTATGATGAACGCTCCCGCCTATCGCTCGAGcaccaaagataaaataaaatacgttCTCGAGCGTTCTTTCATGCCGAACTTGTCGAACTACAAGATCTTCGTTGTGAACGAAATGATGGAGGATCTTATTTTAGTCGAAGGGCTGGTGGTTGACTTCAACACCAGAGATATATACACAGGGCCGTGCTACATCCCCCG AGCTGTGCAAAAGCTACTCCTGCCTAAGAGCAGTTTTGTCAACATAACCGTAACGACAGAGAGCAAATTGATGATAATTCCTGCTCGAGATTTTAATGAGTATGAGATAATGGTGAACGAGGAGCAAATATGCGAACTT GTGGATTATGGTTCTGCAAAATGTCTACAACATCTCATTCAAGAGAGGTCGTCGCTTACTTCTAAAGGTTCTAAAGGTTCAAGGCAAAAGAAGTTAGTGCTAGCTAATATTACCAAACAGTTAAAGAAGAAGGTGCTTTCGGGTGAAATTTCCAATAAAAGTAGAATCACTTTT ATGAGTTCGAAGTCGTCCAGAGGTTCCACATTACAGTCAACGCactcaaaaataaatagctaa
- the LOC138124590 gene encoding uncharacterized protein, which translates to MTSVCKKLKLQSHETGDDCNCKRLKCFQQVSETERSFLLSRFNLLCNNNEQNSHLTSLITVNNIRPRRPRQDEDRAALHDASYRYRVRVKRNEKMVEVPVCAKAFASIYGVTRGKIEYIQKSLKSTGQSPQDARGTHKNRPRKISQQTLNKIDAHVKSFKGRTSHYSMEKTSKIYLPEELNVTKMFNMFKEANSDVTISYETYRTAFKKFNISFGYPRSDTCSICDKFLAEMKALEQRTETSETEKRKLTVLNDIHKKKAQEFYNRKRNAKAKAKSNIEYEAIAMDFQKNVPLPNITTNDVYYKRQLSMYSFNIHILSTGRSAFYTYPETVAKKGSNDVVSFLYHFAYNILDERVNHFEIFCDSAGGQNKNYLVFKFIHYLVHHRKRFNSVKITFPIRGHSYMECDKKF; encoded by the coding sequence ATGACATCGGTATGCAAAAAACTGAAATTACAATCTCACGAAACGGGAGACGATTGCAACTGCAAGCgattgaagtgttttcaacAGGTGTCTGAAACAGAAAGAAGTTTTCTCTTAAGCAGATTTAATTTACTGTGTAACAATAATGAACAAAACAGTCACTTGACTTCTTTAATAACGGTAAATAATATTCGGCCAAGAAGACCGAGGCAAGATGAGGACAGAGCTGCGCTTCACGATGCTTCATATCGATATAGGGTAAGAGTTAAACGCAATGAGAAGATGGTGGAAGTTCCAGTTTGTGCAAAGGCATTTGCCTCAATATATGGTGTCACTAGAGGTAAAATTGAATATATTCAAAAATCTCTGAAATCTACTGGACAATCTCCTCAAGATGCACGAGGTACGCATAAAAACAGACCTCGAAAGATATCACAGCAGACTTTGAATAAAATTGATGCTCATGTAAAATCATTTAAAGGACGAACTAGTCATTACAGCATGGAAAAAACATCGAAAATTTATTTGCCAGAAGAACTTAACgtgacaaaaatgtttaatatgtTCAAGGAAGCTAACTCCGATGTCACTATTTCTTATGAAACCTATCGCACTGCCTTcaagaaatttaatatttcatttggATATCCGCGTAGCGACACTTGTAGCATTTGTGACAAGTTTCTTGCGGAGATGAAAGCTCTAGAACAACGAACAGAAACTTCTGAAACAGAAAAACGAAAGTTAACAGTCCTTAATGACATCCATAAAAAGAAGGCTCAGGAATTTTATAACCGGAAGAGAAATGCTAAAGCAAAAGCAAAATCTAACATAGAATATGAGGCTATTGCAATGGACTTCCAAAAGAATGTTCCCTTACCAAACATTACTACTAATGATGTTTATTATAAACGCCAGTTGAGTATGTATAGTTTTAACATCCATATCTTATCGACAGGCAGATCTGCTTTTTATACATATCCAGAAACTGTGGCAAAAAAAGGATCCAACGATGTAGTTTCCTTTTTATATCACTTCGCTTACAATATTTTAGATGAAAGAGTTAATCATTTTGAGATATTCTGCGATTCAGCCGGTggccaaaacaaaaattatttagttttcaaatttatccACTATTTAGTTCATCATCGTAAAAGATTTAATTCCGTGAAGATTACATTTCCAATACGAGGACACTCGTATATGGAatgcgataaaaaattttga